From the Senegalimassilia faecalis genome, one window contains:
- a CDS encoding 4Fe-4S binding protein, with translation MPNIADIIEVAEELEDKPVLAMPRRCVVVRNRNASCRKCMDACLADAISIHNNVMAVDYKRCVGCGACTTVCPTEALVSISPMDEQLAQAAASSLEQLGGTRAVIACARIASKGLADPHKYAEVSCMARVDESVLVELAAAGADDVVLVDGVCKTCKYRATSAGVDETVASANSLLEMQGAPAVVRRVSEFPEGMALANPNSLLGESRRGFFTSGASWTANAAGKTADMVIRKNLGMGKKQQTLREQLGAGDSGTLPQFEERRRTQVLDALDRLGQPVQPDIKTRLFGNVSIDISKCNTCGMCAVFCPTGALKKSDIKPSPNADGTPDGGSFLEFSCAECVQCGLCVDACMKKCITVSPVVSTAELFDFEPRFIYLPKPQARPGILSGIRR, from the coding sequence ATGCCGAACATCGCCGATATCATCGAAGTGGCCGAAGAGCTTGAAGACAAGCCCGTGCTAGCGATGCCGCGTCGTTGCGTGGTGGTGCGCAACCGCAATGCGTCGTGCCGCAAGTGCATGGACGCCTGCCTGGCAGACGCCATATCCATCCACAACAACGTCATGGCCGTGGACTACAAGCGCTGCGTGGGCTGCGGCGCGTGCACCACGGTGTGTCCCACCGAGGCGCTCGTGTCCATCAGCCCCATGGACGAGCAGCTTGCCCAGGCCGCCGCAAGCTCGCTTGAGCAGCTTGGCGGCACGCGCGCCGTCATCGCGTGCGCGCGCATCGCGTCGAAGGGGCTGGCCGACCCGCACAAATACGCCGAGGTATCGTGCATGGCGCGCGTGGACGAGTCGGTGCTGGTAGAACTTGCCGCGGCGGGCGCTGACGACGTGGTGCTGGTGGACGGCGTGTGCAAAACGTGCAAGTACCGCGCAACCAGCGCCGGCGTGGACGAAACGGTGGCCTCGGCGAACAGCCTGCTTGAGATGCAGGGTGCGCCGGCCGTGGTGCGCCGCGTGTCGGAGTTCCCCGAAGGCATGGCCCTTGCCAACCCCAACAGCCTGCTGGGCGAATCGCGCCGCGGGTTCTTCACGTCGGGGGCGTCGTGGACGGCCAACGCCGCCGGTAAAACGGCTGACATGGTCATTCGCAAGAACCTTGGCATGGGCAAGAAGCAGCAAACGTTGCGCGAGCAGCTTGGCGCGGGGGATTCCGGCACGCTGCCGCAGTTCGAGGAACGCCGCCGCACGCAGGTGCTCGACGCGCTCGATCGCCTGGGGCAGCCCGTGCAACCCGACATTAAGACGCGCCTGTTCGGCAACGTCAGCATCGACATCTCGAAGTGCAACACGTGCGGCATGTGCGCGGTGTTCTGCCCCACCGGGGCGCTGAAGAAAAGCGACATCAAGCCCAGTCCGAACGCCGACGGCACGCCCGACGGTGGCAGCTTCCTTGAGTTTTCGTGCGCCGAATGCGTGCAGTGCGGCCTGTGCGTCGACGCGTGCATGAAGAAGTGCATCACGGTAAGCCCCGTGGTATCCACGGCCGAACTGTTCGATTTCGAGCCGCGTTTCATATATTTGCCGAAACCACAAGCGCGACCAGGCATTTTGTCGGGAATTCGCCGCTAG
- the tatA gene encoding twin-arginine translocase TatA/TatE family subunit has protein sequence MKFLGMGVPELLIILVVILLIFGPKNLPKLGSALGKTVKNLREGMADNKKDDEEVEELEEDDEEAEKPAPKKTTAARKKSE, from the coding sequence ATGAAATTTCTGGGTATGGGTGTACCGGAGCTTCTGATCATCCTCGTGGTGATCCTGCTTATCTTCGGCCCGAAGAACCTGCCAAAGCTCGGCAGCGCTCTGGGCAAGACCGTCAAGAACCTGCGTGAGGGCATGGCCGACAACAAGAAGGACGACGAAGAAGTCGAAGAGCTTGAGGAAGACGACGAGGAAGCCGAGAAGCCGGCTCCGAAGAAGACCACTGCTGCTCGCAAGAAGAGCGAATAG
- the greA gene encoding transcription elongation factor GreA, with product MADNYILTPEGKQQLEEELHYLETEKRAEVGERIKVAREFGDISENSEYDDAKNEQGMMEARIAEITRILGEATVVATPKRSNSVHIGSTVTVDMGGRERVFTIVGAAEADSHAGKISNESPVGAALLAHKKGDEIETTGPTGRVIKMKILSIEH from the coding sequence ATGGCTGACAACTACATTCTGACGCCCGAAGGCAAGCAGCAGCTTGAAGAAGAGCTGCATTACCTGGAAACCGAGAAGCGCGCCGAGGTGGGCGAGCGCATCAAGGTTGCCCGCGAATTCGGCGACATTTCCGAGAACTCCGAGTACGACGACGCGAAAAACGAGCAGGGCATGATGGAGGCTCGCATCGCCGAGATCACCCGCATCCTGGGCGAGGCCACCGTCGTGGCAACCCCGAAGCGCTCGAACTCCGTGCACATCGGCTCTACCGTCACGGTTGACATGGGCGGTCGCGAGCGCGTGTTCACCATCGTGGGCGCTGCCGAGGCTGACAGCCATGCCGGCAAGATCTCCAACGAGTCCCCGGTCGGCGCGGCCCTGCTTGCGCACAAGAAGGGCGACGAGATCGAGACCACCGGCCCGACCGGTCGCGTCATCAAGATGAAGATCCTCTCTATCGAGCATTAA
- the lysS gene encoding lysine--tRNA ligase, whose product MSNSPEVIEDDPIEVRKAKRQALLDAGENPYGHAFDYSHHLAELEQLYAHLEDGASTEDAVKVAGRIMSKRVQGKIAFLGLRDATGDMQLFCRINELGEDVFARLKDLDVGDWIGVEGTMMRTKRGQLSVAVTAFELLSKSIRPLPEKFHGLADKETRYRQRYVDLVMNPEVKQVFEKRFKIVAAIRRYMEDQGFYEVETPFLHPILGGANAKPFVTHFNALDRDYFLRIATELPLKRLLVGGFEKVFEIGRQFRNEGMDPYHNPEFTTMEAYQAFSDLNGMMDLTQGFIQAAAQSACGTLQVSYQGVDIDLSGDWPRETMCGLASRYAGEEVSFDRTREELVAILEKNGGHAEDAWGKGKLISEIFEAVAEEKLVQPTFVTEHPLEISPLAKKMPNNPELTERFELFICGHEYANAFNELNDPVDQAERFRAQVEAKDMGDDEAMGYDADYIRALEYGMPPAGGVGIGIDRLTMLLTDSPTIRDVLLFPHMRDEAPAGGSKPAAKPAPEPAEEAPEAIDFSKVVIEPLFEDEVDFDTFSKSDFRAVKVKDCIAVPKSKKLLQFTLDDGTGEDRTILSGIHAYYEPEELIGRTLIAITNLPPRKMMGVASCGMLLSAVHEEEGEERLNLLMVSNRIPAGAKLY is encoded by the coding sequence ATGAGCAATTCTCCTGAAGTTATTGAAGACGACCCCATTGAGGTGCGCAAGGCCAAGCGTCAGGCGCTGCTTGATGCGGGCGAGAACCCGTACGGCCATGCGTTTGACTACAGCCATCACCTGGCTGAACTTGAGCAGCTGTACGCCCATCTTGAAGATGGCGCCTCCACCGAGGACGCCGTCAAGGTTGCCGGCCGCATCATGTCCAAGCGCGTGCAGGGCAAGATCGCGTTTTTGGGCCTGCGCGACGCCACGGGCGACATGCAGCTGTTCTGCCGCATCAACGAGCTGGGCGAAGACGTGTTCGCGCGCTTGAAAGACCTTGATGTGGGCGACTGGATCGGCGTAGAGGGCACCATGATGCGCACGAAGCGCGGTCAGCTGTCCGTTGCCGTTACCGCTTTCGAGCTTTTGAGCAAGTCCATCCGTCCTTTGCCCGAGAAGTTCCACGGCCTGGCCGACAAGGAAACGCGCTATCGTCAGCGCTATGTCGACCTGGTTATGAACCCCGAAGTCAAGCAGGTGTTCGAGAAGCGTTTCAAGATTGTGGCCGCCATCCGCCGCTACATGGAGGACCAGGGCTTCTACGAGGTGGAAACGCCGTTTCTGCACCCCATCTTGGGCGGCGCGAACGCCAAGCCGTTCGTCACGCACTTCAATGCGCTTGACCGCGACTACTTCCTGCGCATCGCTACCGAGCTGCCGCTGAAGCGTCTGCTGGTCGGCGGGTTCGAGAAGGTGTTCGAGATCGGCCGTCAGTTCCGCAACGAGGGCATGGACCCGTACCACAACCCCGAGTTCACCACCATGGAGGCCTACCAGGCGTTTTCCGACCTCAACGGCATGATGGACCTTACGCAAGGCTTCATCCAGGCTGCCGCGCAGTCCGCGTGCGGCACGCTGCAGGTCAGCTACCAGGGCGTTGACATCGACCTGTCCGGCGATTGGCCGCGCGAGACCATGTGCGGTCTGGCCAGCCGCTATGCCGGCGAAGAGGTGTCGTTCGACCGCACGCGCGAAGAGCTGGTTGCCATTCTGGAGAAAAACGGCGGCCACGCCGAGGACGCTTGGGGTAAGGGCAAGCTCATCTCCGAGATCTTCGAGGCCGTGGCCGAGGAGAAGCTGGTGCAGCCCACGTTCGTGACCGAGCATCCGCTTGAGATCAGCCCGCTGGCCAAGAAGATGCCGAACAACCCCGAGCTCACCGAGCGCTTCGAGCTGTTCATCTGCGGCCATGAGTACGCCAACGCGTTCAACGAGCTGAACGACCCGGTTGATCAGGCCGAGCGCTTCCGCGCGCAGGTGGAGGCCAAGGACATGGGCGACGACGAGGCCATGGGCTACGATGCCGACTACATCCGCGCGCTGGAGTACGGCATGCCGCCGGCAGGTGGCGTGGGCATCGGCATCGACCGTTTGACCATGCTGCTTACCGACAGCCCCACCATCCGCGACGTGCTGCTGTTCCCGCACATGCGCGACGAGGCGCCGGCGGGCGGCTCGAAGCCCGCGGCGAAGCCGGCGCCCGAACCGGCCGAGGAAGCGCCCGAGGCCATCGATTTCTCGAAGGTGGTCATCGAGCCGCTGTTTGAGGACGAGGTGGACTTCGACACGTTCAGCAAGTCGGACTTCCGCGCCGTGAAGGTGAAGGACTGCATCGCGGTGCCGAAGAGCAAGAAGCTGCTGCAGTTCACGCTTGACGACGGCACCGGCGAAGATCGCACCATCCTGTCGGGCATCCACGCGTACTACGAGCCCGAGGAGCTGATCGGTCGCACGCTCATCGCCATCACGAACTTGCCGCCGCGCAAGATGATGGGCGTGGCGTCCTGCGGCATGCTGCTGTCGGCCGTGCACGAGGAAGAGGGCGAGGAGCGCCTGAACCTACTCATGGTCTCCAACCGCATCCCCGCCGGCGCGAAGCTGTACTAA
- a CDS encoding helix-turn-helix domain-containing protein, giving the protein MLSKDYSAEFKQRFADRYADGATITMLQHEFGLTKSTVKLWRERIDQGGVGAIDRPKKNNRYPQEFKLRVVEAYLRGEGDYRALALEHGVRNSAQIRDWVRRYREGGEDALVVHPSGRRRKEPAGEETLEQRCARLEMEVEILKRMSASATALSAAGGSTR; this is encoded by the coding sequence TTGCTGAGCAAGGATTACTCCGCCGAGTTCAAGCAGCGCTTTGCGGACAGATACGCCGACGGCGCGACCATCACCATGCTGCAGCACGAGTTCGGCCTTACGAAGTCAACCGTGAAGCTTTGGAGGGAGAGGATCGACCAAGGTGGCGTCGGGGCCATAGACAGGCCGAAGAAGAACAACCGCTACCCCCAGGAGTTCAAGCTTCGCGTCGTCGAAGCCTATCTCCGTGGCGAGGGCGACTACAGGGCCCTAGCTCTCGAGCATGGCGTGCGCAACAGCGCGCAGATACGAGATTGGGTGAGGCGGTACCGAGAGGGAGGCGAAGACGCCCTCGTCGTCCATCCGTCGGGGCGAAGGAGGAAGGAGCCCGCGGGCGAGGAGACGCTCGAGCAGCGGTGCGCCCGCCTCGAGATGGAGGTGGAGATCTTAAAACGAATGTCCGCCTCGGCGACGGCCCTCTCGGCAGCAGGCGGAAGCACGAGATAG
- a CDS encoding IS3 family transposase, producing MKSLRREYPLSTLLELIGMPRSTYYYHEANPPSDRQAAERPAIVEICEKSHFRYGYRRVADTLRKATGVRIADKTVLKVMREEGLLCRTRRRRKYRSYMGQVGKSSPNLLARDFEAEDPMTKLVTDVTEFKVGGTKLYLSPVVDLYNDEVVAYSISRSPNMKMVLEMLAGLEGRLDGEDAPLLHSDMGWQYQMPAYRLALERMGIAQSMSRKGNCLDNAKAENFFSMVKTELYYDWEGDDPDIFERDLEKYIDWYNNVRIKRRLGGSSPVEYRLGRAA from the coding sequence GTGAAGTCGCTGAGGCGGGAATATCCGCTCTCCACGCTCCTGGAGCTCATCGGGATGCCGCGTTCCACCTATTACTACCACGAGGCGAACCCTCCCTCAGACAGGCAAGCGGCCGAGCGGCCGGCCATAGTGGAGATATGCGAGAAATCCCATTTCAGATACGGATACCGACGCGTTGCCGACACGTTGCGCAAAGCGACCGGCGTGCGCATCGCCGACAAGACGGTGCTCAAGGTCATGCGCGAGGAGGGGCTGCTGTGCCGGACCCGCAGACGCAGGAAGTACCGCTCCTACATGGGCCAGGTCGGCAAGTCCTCCCCGAACCTGCTGGCCCGCGACTTCGAGGCGGAGGACCCGATGACCAAGCTGGTGACCGACGTCACCGAATTCAAGGTGGGCGGCACGAAGCTCTACCTTTCGCCCGTGGTCGACCTCTACAACGACGAGGTCGTCGCCTACTCGATATCCAGGTCCCCGAACATGAAGATGGTCCTCGAGATGCTGGCGGGCCTCGAGGGCAGGCTCGATGGCGAAGACGCCCCGTTGCTGCATTCGGACATGGGCTGGCAGTACCAGATGCCCGCGTACAGGCTCGCGCTCGAGCGGATGGGGATCGCCCAGTCCATGTCCCGCAAGGGAAACTGCCTCGACAACGCGAAGGCCGAGAACTTCTTCTCGATGGTCAAGACCGAGCTTTACTACGATTGGGAGGGAGACGACCCCGACATCTTCGAGAGGGATTTGGAGAAGTACATCGACTGGTACAACAACGTGCGCATCAAGAGACGCCTGGGCGGAAGCAGCCCGGTCGAGTACAGGCTCGGCCGGGCCGCTTGA
- a CDS encoding AI-2E family transporter, with translation MNRHTIRYALILIAALAVAALAVARFDGLCSIFSTVWSALEPLAIGAVLAYLLNFIAAALESRWFPRSNSALVAKTRRPICVILAITAVTLALAALTAFVGGEFKSVGAAIITGVSEAAAMASQAIANLPGAQTIPILDNATWNSIGQKALDAMGGTDQALRIVAQTSGEVAHLTLSILLGMVFALYLLLDKDRVHAGAMRAASFIPGETLRRRVLHACSITNDCFSRFIRGQCIEAVILGALCAIGGTILQFPYAASIGLIVGVSSLIPFAGAWIGGIMGAAMILSQDPVQALQFIVFLVILQQIEGHLIYPNVVGQSVGLPSIWVFVAVIAGGSLFGLLGVLLGVPVISTLRTLAMEHFAQEDAEQDSGEESDTAIQPAITA, from the coding sequence ATGAACAGGCACACCATACGCTACGCCCTTATCCTTATTGCCGCCCTTGCCGTGGCGGCGCTAGCCGTCGCCCGATTCGACGGCCTATGCTCCATCTTCTCAACCGTCTGGTCCGCCCTTGAGCCCCTGGCCATCGGCGCGGTGCTGGCATATCTGCTGAACTTCATAGCGGCGGCGCTCGAGTCTCGGTGGTTTCCGCGCTCGAACAGCGCGCTGGTGGCGAAAACGCGCCGCCCCATCTGCGTCATCCTGGCCATCACCGCGGTCACCTTGGCGCTTGCGGCGCTGACCGCGTTCGTGGGCGGCGAGTTCAAATCCGTGGGCGCCGCCATCATCACCGGCGTTTCGGAAGCTGCGGCCATGGCGTCGCAGGCCATCGCGAACCTTCCCGGTGCGCAGACCATCCCGATCTTGGACAACGCCACCTGGAACTCCATCGGGCAAAAGGCCCTGGACGCCATGGGCGGCACCGACCAGGCGCTGCGCATCGTGGCGCAGACCAGCGGCGAGGTGGCCCATCTGACGCTTTCGATCCTGCTGGGCATGGTGTTCGCGCTGTATCTGCTGCTTGATAAGGACCGCGTGCACGCCGGCGCCATGCGCGCGGCCAGCTTCATTCCCGGCGAGACCCTGCGCCGCCGCGTGCTGCACGCATGCAGCATCACCAACGACTGCTTCTCGCGCTTCATCCGCGGGCAATGCATCGAGGCGGTCATCTTGGGCGCCCTGTGCGCCATCGGCGGCACCATCCTGCAGTTCCCCTATGCGGCTTCCATCGGCCTTATCGTGGGCGTGTCCTCGCTCATCCCGTTCGCCGGCGCATGGATCGGCGGCATCATGGGTGCGGCGATGATCCTGTCGCAAGACCCCGTTCAAGCCCTGCAGTTCATCGTGTTCTTGGTGATCCTCCAGCAAATCGAGGGACATCTCATCTACCCGAACGTGGTGGGACAGTCGGTGGGCCTGCCGAGCATCTGGGTGTTCGTGGCCGTGATCGCCGGCGGGTCGTTGTTCGGCCTTCTAGGCGTGCTTCTGGGCGTGCCCGTCATCTCCACGCTTCGAACGCTTGCCATGGAGCATTTCGCGCAAGAAGATGCCGAACAAGATAGCGGGGAGGAAAGCGACACGGCAATCCAACCCGCAATAACGGCATAA
- a CDS encoding ATP-dependent Clp protease ATP-binding subunit: MSFEKFTDKARKVLVLAQDEARALHQPYVGTEHILLGLIQEKDGLAAQALERLNVSYDAVVQGIRQVVSIDEDTDVTGHLSFTPRVKRVLENSLREAMQMGQSYISTEHLLLGIVREGEGTALDVLSRLGVKGDDIRTALNDLVGQSPVYAGRNPFEAAGNVPDSALKEFGTDLTQKARDGKLDPVIGRAGEIERVMQILSRRQKNNPLLIGEPGVGKTAVAEGLAQLIVSNQVPDILRGKRLFTLDVSALVAGSKYRGEFEDRLKKCIKEVKDAGDIILFIDEMHTLIGAGSAEGSIDAAAILKPPLSRGEIQVIGATTIDEYRKHLEKDSALERRFQPVTVGEPSEEQAMRIMEGLRDRYEAHHQVHFTDEALQAAVTLSDRYIQDRFLPDKAIDVMDEAGARMRIRNMTLPKELCEMDDKLRQLRADKDSAIASQDFERAAKLRDEESAMKEQREQAEKKWEEDSQKSVHQVTVQDIADVVSMTTGVPVSNLTEAETDKLLRMEGVLHERVIGQEEAVTALSKAIRRSRAGLKDPKRPAGSFIFLGPSGVGKTELSKALAEFLFSSEDALISFDMSEYMEKHSVSRLVGSPPGYVGFDEGGQLTKAVRQRPYSVVLFDEIEKAHPDVFNILLQILEEGRLTDSQGRTVDFRNTVIIMTSNVGAREIAAPTTLGFSSDGKAGLSDKEIKSRVMGEVKKLFRPEFLNRIDEIIVFKSLTQDQIVEIAKLMVADLRERLIAMNMTINLTDAAYKLIAKEGTDATYGARPLRRAIQRFLEDPLSEELLEGKWTSGSVIEADVADDGENLAFTAGTGSIPAPRKHDTIARDAELLLTNFDLGHAGVSTGGGTASGGAAD, from the coding sequence ATGTCATTCGAGAAGTTCACGGACAAGGCGCGAAAGGTGCTCGTCTTAGCCCAAGACGAAGCCCGCGCCCTCCATCAGCCCTATGTGGGCACCGAGCATATCCTGCTCGGCCTTATCCAGGAAAAGGACGGCCTGGCCGCCCAGGCGCTTGAGCGCCTGAACGTCAGCTACGACGCGGTGGTGCAGGGCATCCGCCAGGTGGTGTCCATCGACGAGGACACCGACGTCACGGGCCACTTGTCGTTCACGCCCCGCGTGAAGCGCGTGCTGGAAAACAGCCTGCGCGAAGCCATGCAGATGGGCCAAAGCTACATCTCCACCGAGCATTTGCTGCTCGGCATCGTGCGTGAGGGCGAGGGCACGGCGCTTGACGTGCTGTCGCGCCTGGGCGTCAAGGGCGACGACATCCGCACTGCGCTCAACGACCTGGTGGGTCAAAGCCCGGTGTACGCGGGCCGCAACCCCTTCGAGGCTGCGGGCAACGTGCCCGACAGCGCGCTGAAGGAATTCGGCACCGATCTTACGCAGAAAGCGCGCGACGGCAAGCTCGACCCGGTCATCGGCCGCGCGGGCGAAATCGAGCGCGTCATGCAAATCCTCTCGCGCCGCCAGAAGAACAACCCGCTGCTCATCGGTGAGCCGGGCGTGGGCAAAACGGCCGTGGCCGAAGGCCTCGCACAGCTCATCGTGTCGAACCAGGTGCCCGACATCCTGCGCGGCAAGCGCCTGTTCACGCTTGACGTGTCGGCGCTGGTAGCCGGCAGCAAGTATCGCGGTGAGTTCGAGGATCGCCTGAAGAAGTGCATCAAAGAAGTGAAGGACGCCGGCGACATCATCCTGTTCATCGACGAGATGCACACGCTCATCGGCGCAGGTTCCGCCGAGGGCTCCATCGACGCCGCCGCCATCTTGAAGCCGCCGCTGTCGCGCGGGGAAATCCAGGTCATCGGCGCCACCACCATCGACGAATACCGCAAACACCTGGAAAAGGACAGCGCCCTTGAGCGCCGTTTCCAGCCCGTCACGGTGGGCGAGCCCAGCGAAGAGCAGGCCATGCGCATCATGGAAGGCCTGCGCGACCGCTATGAGGCGCATCACCAGGTGCACTTCACCGACGAGGCGCTGCAAGCGGCCGTCACGCTGTCCGACCGCTACATCCAGGACCGCTTCCTGCCCGACAAGGCCATCGACGTCATGGACGAGGCCGGCGCACGCATGCGCATCCGCAACATGACGCTGCCCAAGGAGCTGTGCGAAATGGACGACAAGCTGCGTCAGCTGCGTGCAGACAAGGACAGCGCTATCGCCTCGCAGGATTTCGAGCGCGCCGCAAAGCTGCGCGACGAGGAATCCGCCATGAAAGAGCAGCGCGAGCAGGCCGAGAAGAAATGGGAAGAGGACTCCCAGAAGTCGGTGCATCAGGTAACCGTGCAGGATATCGCCGACGTGGTGTCCATGACCACGGGCGTGCCGGTGTCCAACCTCACGGAAGCCGAAACGGACAAGCTTCTGCGCATGGAAGGCGTGCTGCACGAACGCGTCATCGGCCAGGAAGAGGCCGTCACCGCGCTGTCGAAAGCCATTCGCCGCAGCCGCGCCGGCCTGAAAGACCCGAAGCGCCCCGCCGGCAGCTTCATCTTCCTGGGCCCGTCGGGCGTGGGCAAAACCGAGCTGTCCAAGGCGCTTGCCGAATTCCTGTTCAGCAGCGAAGACGCGCTTATCAGCTTCGACATGTCCGAATACATGGAGAAGCACTCCGTCAGCCGTCTGGTGGGTTCGCCTCCGGGCTACGTGGGCTTCGACGAGGGCGGCCAGCTTACGAAGGCCGTGCGCCAGCGCCCGTATTCGGTGGTGCTGTTCGATGAGATCGAGAAGGCGCATCCCGATGTGTTCAACATCCTGCTGCAAATCCTCGAGGAAGGTCGCCTGACCGACTCGCAGGGCCGCACGGTCGACTTCCGCAACACCGTCATCATCATGACGTCGAACGTCGGCGCGCGCGAAATCGCTGCGCCCACCACGCTCGGCTTCAGCTCCGACGGCAAGGCCGGCCTTTCGGACAAGGAAATCAAGTCGCGCGTTATGGGCGAGGTAAAGAAGCTGTTCAGGCCTGAATTCCTCAACCGTATCGACGAGATCATCGTGTTCAAGTCCTTGACGCAGGATCAGATCGTCGAAATCGCGAAGCTCATGGTGGCCGACCTGCGCGAGCGTTTGATCGCCATGAACATGACCATCAACCTTACCGATGCCGCATACAAGCTCATCGCCAAGGAAGGCACCGACGCCACGTACGGTGCCCGTCCGCTGCGCCGTGCTATCCAGCGCTTCCTGGAAGACCCGCTGTCCGAAGAGCTGCTTGAAGGCAAGTGGACGTCGGGCTCGGTCATCGAAGCCGACGTTGCCGATGACGGCGAGAACCTTGCATTCACGGCCGGCACGGGGTCTATCCCCGCGCCGCGCAAACACGACACCATCGCGCGCGATGCCGAGCTTTTGCTCACGAATTTCGATCTGGGGCATGCCGGCGTTTCAACGGGCGGCGGTACCGCTTCGGGTGGCGCTGCAGACTAG
- the ispD gene encoding 2-C-methyl-D-erythritol 4-phosphate cytidylyltransferase — translation MPKTVDPVFSSSVLAAADLATALDIDALTQSMAGLEGKVDKNPKTAAVILAGGTGERFGKEGGKQLVEIAGKPILTWSAEAFDAVGDIGLIVIVCPADRKDEYLKKAIDPFPFVTPVVVAPAGSTRQESAFSGLELVPDDYEYVVMHDGARPLISPELIAHTIATLQGNIDADGAVVAHPAIDTLKVVENGVIVGTPDRSVFWNAQTPQVFRAGIYRRAHASALSDGFVGTDDSSLIERLGGRVLVVEGKRDNIKLTVPEDYLMLVAAVRERYLKQKGEQE, via the coding sequence ATGCCGAAGACCGTTGACCCGGTGTTCTCGTCGTCGGTGCTTGCCGCGGCCGATTTGGCCACGGCGCTTGACATCGACGCGCTCACGCAATCCATGGCCGGCCTTGAGGGTAAGGTCGACAAGAACCCGAAAACCGCGGCCGTCATCTTGGCGGGCGGTACGGGCGAGCGCTTCGGCAAGGAGGGCGGCAAGCAGCTCGTGGAAATTGCGGGCAAGCCCATTCTCACCTGGTCAGCCGAGGCGTTCGACGCGGTGGGCGACATCGGGCTCATCGTTATCGTCTGTCCGGCTGATCGCAAAGACGAGTATCTCAAGAAGGCTATCGACCCCTTCCCGTTCGTCACGCCCGTGGTGGTGGCGCCCGCTGGCTCCACGCGCCAGGAATCGGCGTTTTCCGGGCTTGAACTGGTGCCGGACGATTACGAGTACGTTGTCATGCACGATGGCGCCCGCCCGCTTATCTCGCCCGAGCTCATTGCGCACACCATCGCCACGCTGCAGGGCAACATCGATGCCGACGGCGCCGTGGTGGCGCATCCGGCCATCGACACGCTGAAGGTCGTGGAAAACGGCGTCATTGTCGGCACGCCTGACCGCAGCGTGTTCTGGAATGCTCAAACGCCGCAGGTGTTCCGCGCCGGCATTTACCGTCGCGCCCACGCCTCGGCGCTGTCCGACGGATTTGTCGGCACCGACGACAGCTCGCTTATCGAGCGTCTTGGCGGTCGCGTGCTGGTGGTAGAAGGCAAACGCGACAACATCAAGCTCACCGTGCCGGAAGACTACCTCATGCTCGTGGCCGCGGTGCGCGAGCGCTACCTTAAGCAGAAAGGCGAGCAGGAATAA
- the ispF gene encoding 2-C-methyl-D-erythritol 2,4-cyclodiphosphate synthase: MTPDFRTLRIGQGYDVHKLVEGRKLIIGGVDIPHTLGLLGHSDADVLAHAVADALLGAIRGGDIGKLFPDTDPEWEGADSMKLLAAVAAKVRSEGFEIIDVDSVIAAQAPKMAPHRQQMRANLAAAMGIAVENVGVKATTTERLGFEGREEGISATAVALLARCS; the protein is encoded by the coding sequence ATGACGCCCGATTTTCGTACCCTGCGCATCGGCCAGGGCTATGACGTGCACAAGCTGGTCGAAGGCCGCAAGCTCATCATCGGTGGCGTGGACATCCCGCATACGCTGGGCTTGCTTGGCCACTCCGATGCCGATGTGCTGGCCCACGCGGTTGCCGACGCCTTGCTCGGCGCCATCCGCGGCGGCGATATCGGTAAGCTGTTCCCCGACACCGACCCCGAATGGGAAGGCGCCGACTCCATGAAGCTTTTGGCCGCCGTTGCCGCGAAAGTGCGCAGCGAAGGCTTCGAGATCATTGACGTCGACAGCGTCATTGCAGCTCAGGCGCCCAAGATGGCGCCGCATCGCCAGCAGATGCGCGCGAACTTGGCGGCGGCCATGGGCATCGCGGTCGAAAACGTCGGCGTGAAGGCCACCACCACGGAGCGCTTGGGCTTCGAGGGCCGCGAAGAGGGTATCTCGGCTACGGCCGTTGCCCTGCTTGCGCGATGTAGCTAG